Proteins from one methanogenic archaeon mixed culture ISO4-G1 genomic window:
- a CDS encoding flavodoxin: MTIVVYSSRSGSSKKYAESFASRMGYGCFSVKDDYDPEEQIVFFGWISGPKIVGLDKVDPKRLRAVAAVSLDENPEFGWNKVKSRNNINVPFYHLRGWIDRKKLNPLQKLLFAFICARYKLKGLDSHTEPLFNAMMNGGSFYDESGLEQLVTLCTER; the protein is encoded by the coding sequence ATGACGATTGTTGTATATTCTTCCCGTTCCGGTTCTTCCAAGAAGTATGCTGAGTCTTTCGCTTCCAGGATGGGCTACGGCTGTTTCTCGGTCAAGGACGATTACGATCCGGAGGAGCAGATCGTCTTCTTCGGTTGGATAAGCGGGCCGAAGATCGTGGGCTTGGATAAGGTGGATCCCAAGAGGCTCCGTGCCGTCGCAGCGGTGTCATTGGACGAGAATCCCGAGTTCGGTTGGAACAAGGTCAAGAGCCGCAACAACATCAACGTGCCGTTCTATCATCTCCGCGGATGGATCGACCGCAAGAAGCTCAACCCGCTGCAGAAACTCCTGTTCGCATTCATATGTGCCAGATACAAACTTAAGGGCCTTGACAGCCACACAGAGCCGCTGTTCAACGCGATGATGAACGGCGGCAGCTTCTACGACGAATCGGGCCTGGAACAGCTCGTTACGCTCTGTACGGAACGCTGA
- a CDS encoding translation initiation factor aIF-2 beta subunit has translation MANDDDYLALLDRAKIACPETIENHERFELPEMDVLQEGKITVLRNFIDITDKLRRDPQHLLQFMLKELGTPGNIESRRAVFKAKISPQQIDDKIQMYTETYVICSECGLPDTKMVKDGRTLLLECEACGARRPITVRKSVKADTANTIREGDIIELTITDVGKKGDGVGKIFDYLVVVPGTVKGATIHAKITKISAKTAFAVPTTEACTR, from the coding sequence ATGGCAAATGACGATGACTACTTGGCATTGCTCGACAGGGCGAAGATCGCCTGTCCCGAGACGATCGAGAACCACGAGAGGTTCGAACTTCCCGAGATGGATGTCCTCCAGGAGGGAAAGATCACCGTGCTCAGGAACTTCATCGACATCACCGACAAGCTCAGGAGGGACCCCCAACACCTGCTCCAGTTCATGCTGAAGGAGTTGGGAACCCCGGGGAACATCGAGAGCCGCAGGGCGGTCTTCAAGGCGAAGATCAGCCCCCAGCAGATCGATGACAAGATCCAGATGTACACCGAGACATACGTTATCTGTTCCGAGTGCGGCCTTCCCGACACCAAGATGGTGAAGGACGGAAGGACGCTCCTTCTCGAGTGCGAGGCATGCGGTGCACGCAGGCCCATCACCGTCAGGAAGTCGGTCAAGGCCGACACCGCCAACACCATCAGGGAAGGGGACATCATCGAGCTCACCATCACCGACGTCGGAAAGAAGGGCGACGGAGTGGGCAAGATCTTCGACTATCTGGTCGTCGTCCCCGGTACCGTCAAGGGAGCCACGATCCACGCCAAGATCACCAAGATCTCGGCCAAGACGGCCTTCGCAGTTCCCACCACGGAAGCCTGCACACGCTGA
- a CDS encoding MiaB-like tRNA modifying enzyme translates to MKYYVESYGCTMNYGEGRKLSRDMASLGYHEASSAEEADIVILNTCTVVETTEKKMLARISELKKLKKEVIVTGCMAKVQPKRIEIRLPESLVLPPSDYHEFAKEVASKYGVAGPPLSVIQGTDAILPVAQGCLGNCTYCITKFARGRLQSYDAGSLKNEFDSFVDSGAKEILVTAQDTACYGADTGTDLPTLLRSMLTKDGEYRVRIGMMNPNHLKKIAENLVSVMDDDRMYRFLHIPVQSGSDTILKNMHRGYMAEDFMELVDLLRSHIPEISIATDIITGFPGETDEDHEATKDLIRALRADTLNITRFSARPGTEAASMEQLHGRILKERSTELTELKNQVEGDVNSRLIGREYRALATEVGKEGTIVRTGNYRPVVIREEIPLGTFVDVKVTDSRPTYLFGKML, encoded by the coding sequence ATGAAGTACTACGTCGAATCGTACGGATGTACGATGAACTACGGGGAAGGGCGCAAGCTCTCCCGCGACATGGCCTCACTGGGTTACCATGAGGCATCTTCCGCAGAAGAGGCGGACATAGTCATCCTCAACACATGCACAGTGGTGGAGACCACCGAGAAGAAGATGCTCGCCAGGATCTCCGAGCTCAAGAAGCTGAAGAAGGAGGTCATCGTCACGGGATGCATGGCCAAGGTCCAGCCCAAGAGGATCGAGATACGCCTGCCGGAATCACTCGTTCTACCGCCGTCCGACTACCATGAGTTCGCGAAGGAGGTAGCCTCTAAGTACGGCGTAGCGGGCCCTCCGCTGTCCGTCATCCAAGGCACCGATGCCATCCTTCCCGTTGCCCAGGGATGTCTCGGGAACTGCACCTACTGCATCACCAAATTCGCCAGGGGAAGACTCCAAAGTTATGATGCTGGCTCATTGAAGAATGAATTCGATTCGTTCGTCGATTCCGGTGCCAAGGAGATACTCGTCACGGCACAGGACACCGCATGCTACGGGGCTGATACGGGAACGGATCTGCCCACTCTTCTGCGTTCGATGCTTACGAAGGACGGGGAATACAGAGTCCGTATCGGAATGATGAACCCCAACCATCTGAAGAAGATCGCGGAGAACCTCGTATCCGTCATGGACGATGACAGGATGTACAGGTTCCTGCACATCCCCGTACAGAGCGGCAGCGACACAATCCTGAAGAACATGCACAGGGGGTACATGGCTGAGGACTTCATGGAGCTCGTGGACCTGCTGCGCTCCCATATCCCCGAGATCAGCATCGCGACCGACATCATCACCGGCTTCCCCGGGGAGACCGACGAGGACCATGAGGCCACCAAGGACCTCATCAGGGCCCTCCGCGCCGACACCCTGAACATCACCAGGTTCTCGGCCAGACCGGGGACCGAAGCGGCCTCCATGGAGCAGCTCCACGGCAGGATCCTCAAGGAGAGGTCCACCGAGCTGACGGAACTGAAGAACCAGGTCGAAGGGGATGTCAACAGCAGGCTGATCGGCAGGGAGTACAGGGCGCTGGCGACGGAGGTCGGCAAGGAAGGGACCATCGTCCGCACCGGCAACTACAGGCCGGTCGTCATTCGCGAGGAGATCCCGCTGGGGACCTTCGTGGATGTGAAGGTCACCGACAGTAGACCCACATATCTCTTCGGAAAAATGTTGTAA